TCAGCAAAACACGCGTGTAGTTATTCCCCACcgttcacagcagcacagcagCGTCATAGACATGTCATCAGGGTCTCTGTACCGGCTAGAGGTCGGAGAGTCTTTACACTCGGATACAAAGGAGCGCAGCTCTGTCTCTGGGAAACCCTCTCTCTGGTACGTCTATGGAACAAGGAACATTAAatcatttatttcaataaaataaagcatttttttttttattttacaatgatggtttatctttaatgatgtattttaaatacaaaatacttttatttttaaatagggaattaatataatatgtaaatatctTGAAATACAGTAAATCTACAGCGTTGCTCCTGTTCCACAAGCATAGTATAGTAAAGTAACATATGAAAATGAGAAATATGATACAAAACAATTCATGTATCTGCTTCATCCGTCTCAATGTATCTGATGTGTTTTTTGGATTCCCGCCCAACTGCAAACTTTTTTCTGTGATCACTAAACCTTTATTTATCGTCATTATTATGGTATATTCCCTACAGTTcattattagattgtaagcttgcgagcagcggccttctcacctctttgtcggttttacccagtttattagtttactgtgtttgtccccaattgtaaagcgctacagaatatgttggcgctatataaataaatgatgatgatgattaaaggtCAGAGCcctttaatttatataaaataacttgatctgcagaACTGTACTTGTATGTTGCCTCGGAACTTATTGCCCTTTAATAATACACATCAATGTATGTCTTTGTTTCATTGTACCAAGTGTGTGACATTGTGCTGTACTTTCTTTAGTTAAAtcatgtgtattatattatattgaaatACGGTACCCTTAATGTAAGTTATAAACCATATCACAGGTCAGCTCACACCTCCAGGGAACTCCACTGCGACATCTAATATTCTAGCATACCCCATATATAATGTACAGCAGGAAGTACATTATCCTGGTGTCATATGCTGTCCTCTATCAAGATGAAGATGGTCTGCACCAAACATGAAGCCACTGACTATTCGGACAACATCTGTCATATAGAATTATAGCTATGGCTTGTGTCAGGTTTATCCTGTTAGACCAAGGAAAGGCAACCCGATACACTTTGGggtctcagtaataagttacaaCATTATATTTAACCACAGAAAGAGGAACTTATCTGTAATAAGATATCAACAGGCATTTAAATGCAGCCAatccactcactaggaactagtgacatcaccaaggcatgcagtgatgtcactagctctcAGTGACTTGATTGTCTGGAAATTGGTTCAGGTAACAACATGGCTGCTTTgctatttgctttaaaatgtAACCTTGTCCCTATGAATTTATTAGGAACTTGTGAATTGAAAGACTCTATTTTCTTATTGGCTCAGCTATACAATAGCTGCCTCCacagtgtatatgtgtatttttggAAAGCTCTTATCTGAACAACAGAACTGAGCTTGGGGGGGGATGATATACACAGGCACAGGTGTTCTATTGTGTAACCAGGAGCAGGATTGAGAACAACTAGTTCCGCACTCAATGCTGAGCTCAGCAATGTTCTGTTTGTCTAACTAGAGATGTCACTGAACGAGGTACTTTGGGGACTGCACTGAATTTGCATCATAAGATAATAACCTAAACCAAAGAACAACAAATACATTCACCAgctgtgtaaatatgtatatcagCTGAAAACTAAAGGAGatctaaaaaaaatatcccaacaCATCCTCCTTTATTagagaatcaagaataatgaaaaaCACATTCACTGTTAGGCATGATATAATACACCCTCTTACGTACgcataaaagtagcaaaaaaaacccaaatttTAATATACTCCgacaaaatcctataataaagACACGATCAATGCAGAAAGCAGCTATCAGCTTTAGAGGTGAATcgacaatcagccaatcagaagcagctagctggTGCTGGGGACCCTCATCACCAGCGTGTATTTGCTTCTGACAGGTGTAGCTGCGTCTCCGTGCTGGTCTGTCTCAGCCGCCCTTACTGTAGCTTGAGCTATGATAGACCACTCTTTCCCTCCCCCATCCCCCCTCTCAAAGGCAGAAGCGTAGTCACACAAATATGTATGcagctttttttttgctttttttttagttCTTGTAATAAATAAAGATTGCAATATGTTATTTTTAGGACAGGACATTCCCTCTAACCCTGTACATGTCTGGTAAAGATAGTAAGTTGTAAGTCAGGAACACAGGTCTTGTAAACAAGTTTTTACAAGAACGGAGTAGTTGGGGAAATAGTAATaatcagtggcctagtggttagcacttctgcctcacagcactggggtcatgagtttgattcccgaccatggcttcatctgtgtggcgtttgtatgttctccctgtgtttgtgtgggtttcctccgggtgctccggtttcctcccacactccaaaaacatactggtaggttaattggctgctaataaattgaccctagtctctctctctgtctgtctgtgtgtgtgttagggaatttagactgtgagctccaatggggcagggactgatgtgagtgagttctctgtacagcgctgcggaattagtggcgctatataaatagatgatgatgatgtaatgccACTCACCTTAATGGTATCGTAGGTGTCCGTTATCAGGGCGATGAACAGACTGAGGACCATGTAGATGAACAGACTGATGAAGGAATACAGATAGACCCGGCTGAACAGCCAGACCAAGTAGTTTTTCTGCTGCATGATGGAAAAGGTTGTGAACATGTCATCTCCATTAATGAGGGAGAACAGACACTCGGAAACCATATTCAGGGACCTGAACTGCGGAAGATGAAGAATACTCGTCACTAGAAAGCTTTGCGGAGGGAACAGACAAGGGGCAACATTCCGCTAACTTACCTTGGTGTGATAGGGCCCCAGGACAATCCAGCCGCAGAAACAGTAACCCAGATATATCATGGCCGCACAGCAGCAGAACCGGATCACGTTAGGTAGAGCCGCCCTCAGCGTCAGGATCAGGAGCTGGAGAAGATGATGGAATTAAAAGGgatgttacattaaaacaagGCTTAATTATAGCTTTGTAATACCAACAAGCATTGCAATACCCTTCATGATCATTTAGCAGCTAGTGGCCTTGTTCCATTGCGATTTATAAACTGTATTTCAATAGAACAGTAACTAATAAACCAGGTTCTATTTGCAGTATAACTTATGCCAATTTATTTCACAGATTTTTTTTAGGAAATaagcaaattaataaataaatctaactacaccacatatatatatatattattatttatatttgcagGTTTTCCGTACACTCACAGATCTCTTACATTGTATTTCTGAAAGAATCCTAAGTACCGGATAACTCCCAGCCAGACCAACATGGTAGATGTCCCCAGGAGAATACTGCACACATCGTAACTTGTTAGGCTCTGTTCGAGAGAAATATTCTGATTAATAGACTTACTTTTCCTACATTGTTATCATTTGAagttttaaaggaccactaaacctcaaaatttaaattttaagatATTAGGCAAATGTTTAGTGCTAATTTGACTTTTCATTGTCGCTCTGTTAAACAGTACAAAATGATCTCCCGAATTATCTCCTGGCGACAGTATAGTCAGCTGAAGCGCCTCTCACACCTTTAGGGACAGGTACAGGCCAATAACTGCAATCATTTACGTTGCTGTGACATTGCTGGTCCTGTGTATTTCTGGAGAGCATGAATAGAGGCCTTTCAGTCACTCTCTAATTATTGTTAATTACTAAATGTGGTCCAGTGATTCAGGAATAGTTATTGCAGCTATGGGCAGTTAATAGAGCAGGTGGTACAAGGAATCAGGTATAGAAATAGGAACTATGGGCAATTAATATAGCAGGTGGTACAGGGAATCAGGTATGGTAATAGAAGCTATGGGCAATTAATATAGCAGGTGGTACAGGGAATCAGGTATAGAAATAGAAGCTATGGGCAATTAATATAGCAGGTGGTACAGGGAATCAGGTATGGTAATAGAAGCTATGGGCAATTAATATAACAGGTGGTACAGGGAATCAGGTATAGAAATAGAAGCTATGGGCAATTAATATAGCAGGTGGTACAGGGAATCAGGTATGGTAATAGAAGCTACGGGCAATTAAAAGGGCAGGTGGTACAGGGAATCAGGTATGGTAATCGGACCTATGGGAAATTAACAGAGCAGTTGGTACTGGGAATCAGGTATAGAAATAGAAGCTATGGGCAATTAAAAGGGCAGGTGGTACAGGAAATCAGGTATGGTAATAAGAGCTATGGGAGTTAATAGAGCAGGTGGTACAGGGAATCAGGTATGGTAATAGAAGCTATGGGCAATTAAAAGGGCAGGTGGTACAGGGAATCAGGTATGGTAATAGAAGCTATGGGCAATTAACAGAGCAGGTGGTACAGGGAATCAGGTATAGAAATAGAAGCTATGGGCAATTAAAAGGGCAGGTGGTACAGGGAATCAGGTATGGTAATAGAAGCTATGGGCAATTAAAAGGGCAGGTGGTACAGGGAATCAGGTATGGTAATCGGACCTATGGGAAATTAACAGAGCAGGTGGTACAGGGAATCAGGTATAGAAATAGAAGCTATGGGCAATTAAAAGGGCAGGTGGTACAGGGAATCAGGTATGGTAATAGGAGCTATGGGAAATTAACCGAGCAGGTGGTACTGAGAATCAGGTATTGCAATTATAGTAATGGGAGCTGTTTACAATAAATAAAGCCGATGGTACAGGGAGTCAGGTACGGTAATAGGAGCTGTCAAAATGTAATTTAGCACAAATAGGACAGGGAATCAGTACTGGGAGCTGTGAACACCAAATAAAGCAGATTGTAGATGGAGTCAGGTACGGTAATAGGAGCTATGAAAATGTCATTTAGCAGAAATACGAGGGGTAATCAGGTGCGATAAAGGATAATGCACACCATTAATACTAAACAGAAGTGATGACTTTGCCCTTCAGACAACCACAGAATGTTATACAAAGTTGCCATCcacttattaatttatattttatactccTACAGGGGAGTAAATCATTAGTGCAGTATAATGTTATTACAAGTCTGAACTTAGTAGTGGTCAGTTCTCCGTAGCTGGGTCACACAATTTACATCTAACATTAAACAGATTTAAGTTTAGTATCCAAACAACAGATTGATCAGTTTTATCATGGCCATTCTCTTTAAAGAATAATTTTGAGTGTGCTCAAATTTAAACAAACATTAAACCCAAAAATTCCACTGCGgctctgttaaaaaataaagtacCACTCTGCTATAGACAGCCGAAATCAGTCTCATAACATTAGGACATTGATCTAATGGGCAGTGATAAACACAATGCATTTTTGCAAAAGCAAGTCTGCCAGCCTGTCAGTCACTCTTTGCATGGTTAATTATAGAAGTATGGCAGCCTACTGCAGAGGAGCAGGTTATTTAATGTATAATATTCAGCTAGGTAATACATAGCCCATAACACACTGTATATTAATGTCAGGCTAGAACATAACTGTCCATCTGGTGGGCCGCTGCATAGACGCGCTGCTCTTTTTACAttatgcagtatatacagtatatatggcaTTTCTCAAGCAAAACCTGAATGGCTCTGGCCTATTTGAGGTAGGCACATGTAAGTGTTGGGTTAATTACCGGAATTAGTGCACCATATaattagctgatgatgatgataacgacaCGTATGAATGGCAGTTGCggatctgggggggggggcaatcggggcaattgctcccccccccccccctagcagcacaagtcctttaaatttggGTCCAAGATTCCGATCAAAAGGTGTGGAGAGGGCGGTGCCGATCGTGGGTGGTGGGCAGGGTTTATGgggccaatcagaatgaaggagtgCATGGTTATGCAAAAACGCCACCCCCCTAAAAATTACATCTAGGTCCATCCCTGATGAATAGCCCCATTTAGAAGAGCGGACACATGAAACGGTGGCTCATGAATCGGTGGCTGAGAGTAGCAATGCATTGGCTAAGGCAGCAGCAATGGATGGATAACAATGGGTGCAAATGTTTACCCTCCTATATTTCGCTACAAGGTTAATGAACAGCGTATACTGACACTCACCTTTGCCTGGATCTCCATCTTCAGAATAGAGCCTACTATAGAAAACACATCGCTGACAATGATCAAGATGTACCAGCCGTTGACAAACTCCATTTGGTCTGACCAGGGCACAGTCTTTGAGAATCGCTGCTCGACAAAGCTTATGTACTCCTTAAAGTGAACAAAAGGTAAGGTTTTATTTACCAGATAATAAAATACAGCATTTGCATCTGGCAGCAGTCAGCACTTCATGTCATCTGCTTCCTCGCCTTCTTGAGGGAGCGGATCCCTGCCTAATGCCAGTGGCTCTTTTATGCAAATGAGGGAGGAGACAAATTAAGTAACATTCCATTAGTATAAAAAACCAAACACTAACTCATATCTGTTTTAAAACACAGACATCTAATCCAGAGTTATTTACCTTGCTGGTCGGCACCTCATTTGGGGTCCCAGAATCTGTTTTGAGGGTTCACTGATTCTATTGGGAACTGATTATAAAAAGACCGGAGAACAATGGAAAACTGACACTTGGGGGGGTCtcagaataaaacaaaatttgAGCAACACTTTCTAGACATTACTGAGAGTTAAGTAGAGCACATGTGAATCCCCGCAATCAGCCGTAAATGTCTGAGTGTGCTCAAAACAACAGGAATTCCAATCAAGGTTGGATCGTATCAATTCAACGATGGTCGGAACTGGTTGAAAATTGCTTGATGACTGCAATCTGTCAGTGTGTGCGGTCATTGCTCAAATCCACTAATTAATTGAGCCCCATAGGAACCAGTCATTCAGCCTGATTGCCAAACAACCAGATCTGACCAGGATTAGTCCAATTTGAGCACACGTTCTGGCCAAGCGCTTGGAGTATCCATTGTATAAGCATTTTAAAGCCACTCACACACTGAGATTTTGACTGGTCAAATTTGTCAATTTAAACAAGGTGAACAATATTTTTTACTATGTGTGGACTCGCTATAAGGAATCAAAATTTGATATCCAATTGGATTAGATTTGATCCAGTATGGTAGAAAACTAAGCTGAATGTTgtaagttgtgtgtgtgtgggtccatCTGACTCACATTGGATTTCCTTGTTTGGATCAAAACAACTAGATCAGATATAATTCAGCATGGAGGAAAAAATCAGGGTGGAACATGATCCCCATCATTGCATTTATTTGGCCTTTTATGATCCAACAGTATCTGAATACCTCAGCAGTACCTGAATACCTCAAAACTACCTGAGCAGCCAAATCCAGCAGTACCAGAATACCTCAGCAGTACCTGAGCAGCCAGATCCAGCAGTACCAGAATACCTCAGCAGTACCTGAGCATCCAGATCCAGCAGTACCTGAATACTTCAGCAGTACCCGAGCAGCCAGATCCAGCAGTACCTGAATACCTCAGCAGTACCCGAGCAGCCAGATCCAGCAGTAACTGAATACCTCAGTATTACCTGAGCAGCTAGATCAAGCAGTACCTGAATACCTCAGCAGTACCTAAATACCTCAAAACTAGCTGAGTAGCCAAATCCAGCAGTACCAGAATACCTCAGCAGTACCCGAGCAGCCAGATCCCGCAGTACCTGAATACTTCACCAGTACATGAATACCTCAAAACTACCTGAGCAGCCAGATCCAGCAGTACCTGAATACCTCACCAGTACATGAATACCTTAGTACTACCTGAGCAGCCAGATCCAGCAGTACCTGAATACCTCACCAGTACATGAATACCTCAGTACTACCTGAGTAGCCAGATCAAGCAGTACCAGAATACTTTAGCAGTACCCGAGCAGCCAGATCCAGCAGTACCTGAATACTTCAGCAGTACCCGAGCAGCCAGATCCAGCAGTACCTGAATATCTCAGCCGTACTTTAATATCTCAGTATTACCCGAGTAACCAGATTGCAGTGCTTTGCAATCTGGCTGCTCAGTCCAAAATCTTAACAACCAATCCGTGCACTTTGGCACTTTggctatgtatgtgtgtgaccaaATTATCTCAACATTTATTTCTTACCCACAATGACCATTTTCTATTTGGGACAATCAGTTACTATTCCAAATAAAAGGCTACAGCCGAAGGCTTACCCTTTGGAGGTGAATTCCTTTAACCACTGAGCGTATGCAGAGAGTTATGGAAGATATACAGGTCAGGATTACTACTGCATCAAAGATCATCATGTAATGTGTATTCTTCTGTACTGTAAATAATCACAAACACAAACCTCTTATTTGGAAGTTTCATCCATTAATTTACAAAACAAGAGATACTCATGCTTGCCGACCATCTAGAAAACAAGAACTTCCCACACAAAACCCAAAGATATCGGAAAAACGCTGTGGTTAGGGATATGCAAAGGACCACTGCATGGAGATTCCcgcacaaaaaacaaacacagggAATTGTGGGTACGGATGTGCAAGTGACCAGGTATAAATATGTATTGTCATCTATTTTAAGTATCCAGACTTTAATGCATAtttgttgtgggggggggggggggggactaataCTGGTTTTATGCCC
This window of the Mixophyes fleayi isolate aMixFle1 chromosome 8, aMixFle1.hap1, whole genome shotgun sequence genome carries:
- the MCOLN3 gene encoding mucolipin-3 isoform X1 → MESTDTMVKPSTALDDHESPYMSKTCTMSEELLIEDQLRRKLKFFFMNPCEKFRARGRKPWKLCIQILKIAMVTIQLVLFGLSNQMVVTFKEENTVAFKHLFLKDYKDARDDTYAVYRQRDVYEHIDFTIKQYLELRNISLGNHDYERSDAGQTGMTACQYFYKDGSIFPGNDTFDIDPNIEKECFYVELMTPVNDLEGKFWNTTLDFYRLVTVEIMFKLKAINLQTIRHHELPDCYDFTVTITFDNKAHSGRIKISLDNYVAIQECKDWHISGSIQKNTHYMMIFDAVVILTCISSITLCIRSVVKGIHLQREYISFVEQRFSKTVPWSDQMEFVNGWYILIIVSDVFSIVGSILKMEIQAKSLTSYDVCSILLGTSTMLVWLGVIRYLGFFQKYNLLILTLRAALPNVIRFCCCAAMIYLGYCFCGWIVLGPYHTKFRSLNMVSECLFSLINGDDMFTTFSIMQQKNYLVWLFSRVYLYSFISLFIYMVLSLFIALITDTYDTIKTYQREGFPETELRSFVSECKDSPTSSRYRDPDDMSMTLLCCCERWGITTRVFC